A genome region from Magnolia sinica isolate HGM2019 chromosome 8, MsV1, whole genome shotgun sequence includes the following:
- the LOC131253069 gene encoding chalcone--flavanone isomerase-like produces the protein MGSSPILAPVQIESVVFPPTVKPPGSSKTLFLGGAGCRGVEIQGKFIKVTAIGVYLEDDAVPLLAVKWKGKTAQELTDSLEFFRDIVTGPFEKFTRVTMILPLTGQQYSEKVAENCVAIWKAVGSFTDAEAIAVEKFKEAFHDQTFPPGASILFTLSRSGSLTIGFSKDSSVPEQGNAVIENRQLMEAVIESIIGQHGVSPEAKQCLATRVSELLKEFDPVEAQKEG, from the exons ATGGGTTCGTCGCCGATTCTCGCGCCCGTACAAATCGAAAGCGTCGTCTTTCCCCCAACGGTGAAACCCCCCGGTTCTTCCAAGACCCTCTTCCTCGGCGGCGCAG GTTGCAGGGGAGTGGAGATCCAAGGCAAGTTCATTAAGGTCACCGCCATCGGCGTTTACCTGGAGGATGACGCCGTTCCGTTACTCGCCGTTAAGTGGAAGGGGAAGACGGCCCAGGAGCTAACGGATTCCCTCGAATTCTTTAGGGATATCGTGACAG GTCCCTTCGAGAAATTCACGAGAGTGACCATGATCTTGCCGTTGACCGGTCAACAATACTCGGAGAAGGTGGCAGAGAACTGCGTGGCCATCTGGAAAGCCGTTGGATCATTCACAGATGCTGAGGCCATAGCCGTTGAAAAGTTCAAAGAGGCGTTCCACGACCAAACGTTCCCGCCAGGCGCTTCCATTCTATTCACGCTCTCTCGGTCTGGATCTCTAACG ATTGGATTCTCCAAAGATAGTTCCGTACCAGAACAAGGCAATGCAGTTATAGAGAACAGACAGCTGATGGAAGCAGTTATTGAATCCATCATCGGCCAACATGGTGTTTCTCCGGAAGCCAAACAGTGTTTGGCGACACGGGTATCTGAACTTCTGAAGGAATTCGATCCTGTAGAGGCCCAAAAGGAAGGATAG